One Camelus ferus isolate YT-003-E chromosome 21, BCGSAC_Cfer_1.0, whole genome shotgun sequence genomic region harbors:
- the LOC116658786 gene encoding uncharacterized protein LOC116658786, protein MGGRSLREAALQAWWGRDRQLPPGQRLPFSQEAGTRSPGMGGAGLPEMGDVGEVWVQHPPPALDVPLTDIPPPPTRMGAGGAIWDSGEHEQAAGKAGSWCACCVVLPPEPLISRPSSGGDNSTLGGRPMQGRQPECQQWCRPSGPHCGVRVPGPRSQHPVFAHWEPERPGGQGAQEAQGVGIYHRRWDCFTSVSTSTALNAGPGSLHGKRLAQRPVDTQQSCDYLSNVLISYSAASSWGSSHGCGSGGICLATSHVVGPAPVAPQPRQPTGHRGAHGGRAALCHPEDALPHAGAAQPPGGPASPGPLGPPLLPHLRLHQQPHQPHQPHHLLPHVPEFQGGHAGAKERSPEAPSLPHHHQPRWGLRDPPPEDADGQEWGRGPSGSWAPTPAAGAWFQHRLRAALPLPGSSCRPWSAPCWVLSAGG, encoded by the coding sequence ATGGGAGGCAGGAGCCTGAGAGAGGCAGCCCTGCAGGCCTGGTGGGGACGTGACCGGCAGCTGCCCCCGGGCCAGAGGCTTCCCTTCTCCCAGGAAGCAGGTACGAGGTCTCCTGGGATGGGAGGGGCTGGTTTGCCAGAGATGGGGGATGTGGGAGAGGTGTGGGTGCAGCACCCGCCCCCCGCACTGGACGTCCCCCTCACagacatccccccaccccccaccagaatGGGTGCAGGTGGGGCCATTTGGGACAGTGGTGAGCACGAGCAGGCTGCAGGAAAAGCTGGTTCATGGTGTGCGTGCTGTGTGGTCCTTCCCCCCGAGCCCCTGATTTCTCGTCCTTCAAGTGGAGGTGACAACAGCACACTGGGGGGCAGGCCGATGCAGGGGAGGCAACCAGAGTGCCAGCAGTGGTGCCGTCCATCCGGGCCTCACTGCGGCGTCAGGGTCCCAGGGCCCCGTTCCCAGCATCCAGTCTTTGCTCACTGGGAACCTGAGAGGCCTGGGGGGCAGGGTGCACAAGAGGCTCAGGGCGTGGGTATTTACCACCGGAGGTGGGACTGTTTCACGAGCGTATCAACCAGCACAGCCTTGAATGCCGGCCCTGGGTCCCTGCACGGGAAACGTTTAGCACAGCGCCCAGTGGACACGCAGCAGTCGTGTGATTATCTCAGTAACGTTCTCATCTCTTACTCAGCAGCCTCGTCCTGGGGCAGCAGCCATGGCTGTGGCTCTGGTGGCATCTGCTTGGCCACCAGCCATGTGGTGGGCCCAGCACCAGTGgctccccagccccgccagcccaCAGGTCACCGAGGTGCGCATGGTGGTCGTGCTGCTCTCTGCCATCCTGAGGACGCCCTGCCACACGCTGGTGCTGCTCAGCCCCCTGGGGGCCCAGCCTCTCCAGGACCCCTGGGTCCTCCTCTTCTGCCGCACCTGCGTCTACACCAACAGCCCCATCAGCCCCATCAACCCCATCACCTACTGCCTCACGTCCCAGAATTCCAGGGCGGTCATGCGGGTGCCAAGGAGAGGAGCCCTGAGGCGCCCAGCCTGCCTCACCACCACCAGCCACGGTGGGGTCTGAGAGACCCCCCCCCCGAAGATGCAGATGGGCAAGAGTGGGGTCGTGGGCCATCAGGCAGCTGGGCGCCCACCCCAGCAGCAGGGGCCTGGTTTCAGCATCGTCTGAGGgctgccctccccctgcctggctcctcctgccGCCCTTGGTCTGCTCCCTGCTGGGTCCTGTCTGCTGGCGGCTGA